A genomic region of Runella rosea contains the following coding sequences:
- a CDS encoding AAA family ATPase: MLLKRLKATHFKTYLQLDIDLSVENDRPIVLIGGENGGGKTTFFEAIYGALYGLHIPNAKVFRELVNAGIPKPDEAKIALEVHFSGKVLNEEQQYVLSRTYMLNAELKPVESVRLNMNGSIFQYGTATPLAQRAEQEAQVAKIIKANLPKELSRYFLFDAMEAGNLLKEDQLNRVIRENIENVMGFNKYLQLAKAAQNLFESHTAQRLAVEQEKKEYLGLVEQKKELDKKLQNARSRQQEALQYALTHRELYENLKNGLNQEVQIKNRIQQFEQQIDNIYKKETQYRNDVEAFTRGLEAHVFLPKLAESLKTEVSLILKAKNEAENEQKGFLSKEQIQAVSVKIVEYLVSNHLSNKDLTAQELAQYLLQNNGTNNAQDPYYFLEVAEIKALENLIQGTYMNPFPSLTQQQVELNIAVGQITSLKGQIETLKAQISGKDYNLLKMYEDTQSLAKHLEGEIAEYEKEIERISKRIAQFDIQVSEEPDPKYEALKKLRPFFEDVANQLLKSKKQQLELTMKQDLNLNLAAYRDVIDRVELSEDLRDLSFKLYHKAGNEIYLNQLNTASKQVVVQVLLKALHEYGDYDPPVMIDTVMGVLDKTSRSTILENYFPQLSHQTILLSSDSEITKENDLAKIESFVAKTYTLKRDKENQRTEVVAGYF; encoded by the coding sequence ATGCTCCTCAAACGCCTCAAAGCCACCCATTTTAAGACCTACTTACAGCTTGATATTGACCTCAGCGTCGAAAACGACCGCCCGATTGTACTCATAGGAGGCGAAAACGGCGGCGGAAAAACCACCTTTTTTGAAGCTATTTACGGGGCATTATACGGCCTCCACATTCCCAATGCCAAGGTATTCAGAGAGTTGGTTAATGCGGGCATTCCCAAGCCTGACGAGGCCAAAATTGCGCTAGAAGTGCATTTTTCGGGCAAGGTACTCAACGAAGAACAACAGTATGTACTCTCGCGTACCTACATGCTCAATGCCGAACTCAAGCCCGTAGAAAGTGTACGGCTCAACATGAACGGCAGCATTTTTCAGTATGGAACGGCCACGCCCCTGGCCCAACGCGCCGAACAAGAAGCCCAAGTAGCCAAAATCATCAAGGCCAATCTGCCCAAAGAATTGAGTCGGTATTTTTTGTTTGACGCCATGGAAGCGGGAAACTTGCTCAAAGAAGACCAACTCAATCGCGTGATTCGGGAAAACATCGAAAACGTGATGGGCTTCAACAAATACCTGCAATTGGCCAAAGCTGCACAAAATCTATTTGAAAGCCACACTGCCCAGCGTTTGGCCGTGGAGCAGGAAAAGAAAGAATATTTGGGGTTGGTAGAGCAGAAAAAAGAATTGGACAAAAAACTTCAAAACGCCCGAAGCCGTCAGCAAGAGGCTTTACAATACGCCCTCACCCACCGCGAACTATACGAAAATCTCAAAAATGGCCTGAATCAGGAAGTACAAATCAAAAACCGAATTCAGCAATTTGAACAACAGATAGACAATATTTACAAAAAAGAAACCCAATACCGCAACGACGTTGAGGCATTTACAAGGGGACTGGAAGCACACGTATTTTTACCCAAACTCGCAGAAAGTCTAAAAACCGAAGTTTCACTTATTTTAAAAGCAAAAAATGAAGCCGAAAATGAACAAAAAGGATTTTTGAGCAAAGAACAAATCCAAGCGGTGTCCGTAAAAATTGTTGAATACTTAGTATCCAACCATCTATCTAACAAAGATTTAACGGCCCAGGAGCTTGCACAGTACTTACTGCAAAACAACGGTACAAACAACGCCCAAGACCCGTATTATTTTTTGGAGGTGGCCGAAATCAAAGCCCTCGAAAATCTGATTCAAGGTACCTACATGAATCCTTTCCCGAGCCTGACCCAGCAGCAAGTAGAGCTCAACATTGCCGTTGGGCAAATTACTTCGCTGAAAGGGCAAATCGAAACCCTTAAAGCACAGATTTCGGGCAAAGACTACAACCTGCTCAAAATGTACGAAGACACCCAATCATTGGCCAAACATTTAGAGGGAGAGATAGCAGAGTATGAAAAAGAAATAGAGCGTATCAGCAAACGTATCGCCCAGTTTGACATTCAGGTTTCGGAAGAACCCGACCCAAAATACGAAGCATTGAAAAAGTTAAGACCGTTTTTTGAAGATGTGGCCAACCAACTACTGAAATCAAAAAAACAGCAATTAGAACTCACCATGAAGCAGGACTTAAACCTTAATCTGGCGGCTTATCGAGACGTGATTGACCGCGTAGAGCTTTCCGAAGACCTGCGCGACTTAAGTTTTAAACTGTACCACAAAGCAGGCAACGAAATCTACCTCAATCAACTCAACACAGCCTCCAAACAGGTAGTGGTACAGGTTTTATTGAAAGCACTACACGAATACGGCGACTACGACCCACCCGTGATGATTGACACCGTGATGGGTGTACTCGACAAAACGAGTCGAAGTACCATTTTAGAGAATTATTTCCCGCAACTCTCCCACCAAACCATTTTGTTGAGTTCAGATTCGGAAATCACCAAAGAAAATGATTTGGCTAAAATTGAATCGTTTGTAGCCAAAACCTACACCCTCAAACGCGACAAAGAAAACCAACGCACCGAAGTAGTAGCAGGGTATTTCTAA
- a CDS encoding 3-coathanger stack domain-containing protein yields MKTHFLLAVFSLCSILLRAQTLPNPILFCTQVPQPFGFATSLETFGNHQASTFSAPRGGDLYIRYPDGSLKNLTQMAGYGQTEMQGATSIAVRDPSVHWSGTKALFSMVIGSATARYQVQSYRWKLYEITGLGKNDTPVITLVPNQPVGYNNIQPIYGTDDRILFTTDMPLGGAAHLYPQHDEYESSPIVSGIWRLDPKACSMADGLEMLTHSPSGDFTPSIDHAGRVIFTRWDHLQRDQQADADIIDNTGYGTFNYADETANAAKSSILPDVEIFPEPRPGRTDLLSLPQWANTNPQNFNIFNPWMMNEDGTEMEMLNHLGRHEMGNYMTQNFTNDPNLHDFYTPISPTPIRAMFHIRESPVTPGLYYGIEAPEFGTHASGMVVKVNAPPGMHPEQITFTYVTHPDTRSPDETPSANHSGMYRTPLPLSDGQVIVSHSHATDYDENIGTSGAPLSKYDYRIRLLEANGGYFKASATALTGAGITKTVSWWSPDELLTYSGILWETYPVEVKVTPRPTTPTLHLQTVAPSEQALFAAAGVNLHDFQKFLRRNNLSVLAIRDVTSRDDADQQQPFNLKVSGSAHQTINPVSPSPVYEVKHLQFLQNDLLRGIGGMATPKPGRRGIAKFLHDPTAVAYNPPTTGAQGSANIHPDGSAAMIVPAKRALTWQLTDANNKGIVRERLWISTKAGEVRTCTSCHGESTLNQAGSTSPANAPQALTTLLNYVKGIDRDNDGIKDIYDAFPTDAARHIAEPLNEQFVANLTHWINQNLDNDAITWTTESNTCHANAAVINNRAADNTGKIDRLRRFVDLTNMDSASLTFDVAYARYDAIKFDKLRVWAIACDGTQQLLYDKSGGTLATAPDQTGLFTPADCSQWRKETVNLSAYAGKTLELVFEDVGGWGNRLFLDNILIQETGISPPCPDTLLVSGTITSGKYDAATTITTQNSGPTTVSAGTNVMLNAGKSVTLQPGFEAQNGSIFKAYIGGCGY; encoded by the coding sequence ATGAAAACACATTTCCTTTTAGCGGTATTCTCCCTTTGTTCCATCTTGCTCCGCGCCCAAACCTTGCCCAATCCCATTCTGTTTTGTACCCAAGTGCCTCAACCGTTTGGATTCGCTACCAGCTTAGAAACCTTCGGCAATCACCAAGCAAGCACCTTTTCAGCTCCGCGAGGCGGCGACCTTTACATTCGCTATCCCGACGGCTCGTTGAAGAATTTGACCCAAATGGCGGGTTACGGCCAAACGGAAATGCAGGGCGCTACGTCTATCGCAGTACGTGACCCGTCTGTGCATTGGAGTGGCACCAAAGCACTGTTCAGCATGGTCATCGGCTCGGCTACGGCCCGTTATCAGGTTCAGAGCTACCGTTGGAAGTTATACGAGATTACGGGATTAGGTAAAAATGATACCCCAGTCATTACACTAGTGCCCAACCAACCCGTGGGCTACAACAACATTCAGCCGATATACGGCACCGACGACCGTATCCTTTTTACGACCGATATGCCCCTCGGCGGAGCTGCGCACCTGTATCCACAACACGACGAATACGAATCTTCCCCCATTGTATCGGGGATTTGGCGGCTCGACCCCAAGGCTTGTTCGATGGCCGACGGGCTAGAAATGTTGACCCATTCGCCGTCAGGTGATTTTACACCCAGCATTGACCACGCCGGACGCGTCATCTTCACCCGATGGGACCACCTTCAGCGCGACCAACAGGCCGATGCGGACATCATCGACAACACAGGCTATGGCACTTTTAACTACGCCGATGAAACCGCCAACGCTGCCAAATCATCCATTCTGCCCGACGTAGAAATCTTTCCCGAACCGCGTCCTGGCCGAACCGATTTACTTTCGCTGCCGCAGTGGGCCAATACCAATCCCCAAAACTTCAATATTTTCAATCCTTGGATGATGAACGAAGACGGCACAGAAATGGAAATGCTCAACCACTTAGGCCGGCACGAAATGGGGAATTATATGACGCAAAATTTTACCAACGACCCCAATCTCCATGATTTTTATACGCCCATCAGTCCTACGCCCATTCGGGCGATGTTTCATATTCGCGAATCCCCCGTCACGCCCGGTCTTTATTACGGAATCGAAGCCCCCGAGTTCGGCACACACGCCTCAGGAATGGTGGTAAAAGTAAACGCACCGCCCGGAATGCACCCCGAACAAATTACTTTTACCTACGTTACGCATCCCGACACGCGCTCACCCGACGAAACGCCAAGCGCAAACCACAGCGGTATGTATCGTACTCCCCTACCGCTTTCGGATGGGCAGGTCATTGTTTCGCACTCACACGCAACCGATTACGATGAAAATATAGGCACTTCTGGCGCTCCGCTCAGCAAATACGATTATCGCATTCGTCTTTTGGAAGCCAACGGCGGCTATTTTAAAGCCTCGGCTACGGCTTTGACGGGAGCAGGCATTACTAAGACCGTGTCATGGTGGAGTCCCGATGAGCTATTGACATACTCAGGAATACTTTGGGAAACTTATCCTGTAGAAGTAAAAGTTACCCCACGTCCTACAACGCCCACCCTCCATTTGCAAACCGTCGCCCCTTCTGAGCAGGCACTTTTTGCGGCGGCGGGAGTGAATTTGCATGATTTTCAAAAATTTCTTCGCCGCAATAACCTATCCGTCCTTGCCATCAGGGATGTCACCAGCCGGGACGATGCCGACCAACAGCAACCGTTTAATTTAAAGGTGTCGGGCAGCGCCCACCAAACCATCAATCCAGTTAGCCCCTCCCCTGTTTATGAGGTTAAACACCTCCAATTTTTACAAAACGATTTGTTGCGCGGTATCGGCGGAATGGCAACGCCCAAACCAGGAAGAAGAGGCATTGCCAAGTTTTTGCATGACCCAACCGCTGTAGCTTACAATCCTCCAACTACTGGTGCCCAAGGCAGTGCCAATATCCATCCAGACGGCTCCGCCGCCATGATTGTACCCGCCAAACGCGCCCTGACTTGGCAACTAACCGACGCCAATAATAAGGGGATTGTACGGGAACGGTTATGGATAAGCACCAAAGCGGGTGAAGTTCGGACCTGCACGTCTTGTCACGGCGAAAGCACGTTGAACCAAGCTGGTTCAACTTCGCCAGCCAATGCCCCGCAGGCTTTGACTACCCTGCTGAATTACGTAAAAGGAATCGACCGCGACAACGACGGCATCAAAGATATTTACGATGCTTTTCCCACCGATGCGGCACGGCATATTGCTGAACCCTTAAACGAACAGTTTGTTGCAAACTTAACCCATTGGATTAACCAAAATCTTGACAATGATGCAATTACGTGGACTACAGAGAGCAACACTTGTCATGCCAATGCCGCCGTAATCAATAACCGAGCCGCTGATAATACCGGAAAGATAGACCGACTCAGGCGTTTTGTTGACCTTACCAACATGGATTCTGCCAGCCTTACTTTTGACGTAGCCTATGCGCGTTATGATGCCATAAAATTCGATAAACTTCGGGTTTGGGCCATTGCGTGCGACGGAACACAACAACTCCTTTATGATAAATCAGGAGGTACGCTCGCCACTGCCCCCGATCAAACGGGGCTTTTTACCCCAGCAGATTGCAGCCAATGGCGAAAAGAAACCGTTAATTTATCAGCCTATGCTGGCAAAACCTTAGAGTTAGTCTTTGAAGATGTTGGCGGATGGGGCAATCGTCTGTTTTTGGACAACATTCTCATTCAGGAAACGGGCATTTCTCCTCCCTGCCCCGATACCCTCCTTGTATCAGGAACCATCACGTCTGGGAAATATGACGCTGCAACGACCATTACCACCCAAAACAGCGGACCAACAACGGTTTCGGCGGGCACAAACGTAATGCTCAACGCGGGAAAATCAGTCACCCTTCAACCCGGTTTTGAAGCCCAAAATGGCAGTATTTTTAAAGCATATATTGGCGGGTGCGGCTATTAA
- a CDS encoding 3-keto-disaccharide hydrolase, producing the protein MAKHLLIFSLAGILTLTNLFLIPSQKEVRLFDGKSFKGWEGDTLTTWRIENGSLVGGSLVTKVPHNDFLCTQRSFSNFILKLKFKLSGTEGFINSGVQFRSKRLTNPAYEMIGYQADLGDNYWASLYDESRRNKTLIGPDAALVKKILKPGAWNDFEVRAENRRIRILLNGQQTVDYTEPDESIPQSGLIGLQIHGGGKAEVAYKDIIIQELP; encoded by the coding sequence ATGGCAAAGCATCTTCTGATTTTTTCACTGGCAGGTATACTTACCCTCACAAACCTTTTTCTGATTCCCTCCCAAAAAGAAGTTAGGCTGTTTGATGGTAAAAGTTTTAAGGGCTGGGAAGGCGATACTTTGACGACTTGGCGGATTGAAAACGGTTCGCTTGTGGGCGGTTCGCTCGTGACCAAAGTGCCTCATAATGATTTTCTTTGTACCCAACGTAGCTTTTCAAATTTTATCTTGAAACTCAAATTTAAATTGTCGGGTACGGAAGGTTTTATCAATTCTGGAGTACAGTTTCGCAGCAAACGATTGACCAATCCTGCCTATGAAATGATTGGTTATCAGGCCGATTTGGGGGATAATTACTGGGCAAGTTTGTACGACGAATCAAGAAGAAATAAAACTTTGATTGGCCCTGATGCGGCGTTGGTGAAAAAAATATTGAAACCTGGGGCTTGGAATGATTTTGAAGTACGGGCCGAAAATCGCCGAATTCGTATCCTTTTAAATGGTCAGCAGACCGTAGATTATACCGAACCCGACGAGAGCATTCCGCAATCGGGCCTGATAGGGCTGCAAATCCACGGAGGCGGAAAAGCCGAAGTGGCGTATAAGGATATAATTATCCAAGAACTACCTTAA
- a CDS encoding ATP-binding protein, translating into MSIIHLSNIRQAEILNESLQPLKNKIEERINLDRYTEGHKGSSLSSNMLHRIAFLTGLSLVSERTSIELEAVKLHPSNHIHDTTFSRNNLQSLWSALLKLRYHKMNIDWDNIPLKSRVVNLEMLRGVEYLLQSDHLDQWLLNNFSIGGRGALGSIPHLNLDLGFFDEIPAKLDLNSRNITNTQMLIAGTTGSGKSNLLAVLLNEIRTISVDTSYPVNFLLFDYKGEFADPQNRHWLALFETDAGAILDPMKKPLPFTPFKDFTGKTQNEINLYATEISTALSAIDRTSISANMSTRLTEAVIAAYRRTQNRPIDFEAIEREYASLLEKDKDDSVRSVLKQLIRTPLFAKTDEIDLVKDSFIIKMDAFPKEGVLAKALVYFTVSKLNIIYENLPKQAVNDECVELRHFTIIDEAHYMLDFDNRPLRELIAVGRNKGLSIILATQNMESFKSEHFDFLANAQYPLIMKQQSINDKVIKDIFGVTGSEFNKVKEAISQLQKGELIMRNTTATLLGMGDKFKKMKVRMLI; encoded by the coding sequence ATGTCTATCATTCACTTATCTAATATCCGGCAGGCCGAAATCCTTAACGAAAGTTTGCAGCCGCTCAAGAACAAAATTGAAGAGCGTATCAATCTCGACCGCTATACCGAAGGCCATAAAGGAAGCAGTTTATCGAGCAATATGCTCCACCGAATCGCTTTTTTGACGGGCTTATCACTTGTCAGTGAACGAACTTCTATTGAGCTTGAAGCAGTAAAATTACACCCCAGCAACCACATTCACGACACTACTTTTAGTCGCAACAATCTCCAGTCGCTGTGGTCAGCTTTGCTAAAATTACGGTATCATAAAATGAATATAGACTGGGATAACATACCGCTCAAAAGCCGAGTAGTAAATCTTGAAATGCTGCGCGGGGTGGAGTACCTCCTTCAAAGTGACCATTTAGACCAATGGCTCCTCAATAATTTCAGTATTGGCGGCCGCGGTGCCTTGGGAAGTATTCCGCACCTAAACCTCGACTTGGGCTTTTTCGACGAAATCCCTGCTAAACTGGACTTAAACAGTCGAAATATTACCAACACGCAAATGCTCATTGCAGGAACGACAGGCTCGGGTAAATCAAACTTATTGGCCGTTTTACTCAATGAAATTCGTACCATTTCGGTCGACACCTCTTATCCCGTCAATTTTCTACTCTTTGATTACAAAGGCGAGTTTGCCGACCCTCAAAATAGGCATTGGCTAGCCCTGTTTGAGACAGATGCAGGCGCGATTTTGGATCCCATGAAAAAGCCGTTGCCTTTCACGCCTTTCAAAGATTTTACGGGAAAAACCCAGAATGAAATCAACCTGTACGCTACCGAAATTTCCACGGCGCTGAGTGCCATAGACCGTACCAGTATTTCGGCCAACATGAGTACCCGCCTCACCGAAGCCGTTATTGCGGCTTACCGCCGCACCCAAAACCGCCCAATTGATTTTGAAGCTATCGAACGTGAATACGCGTCATTACTTGAAAAAGACAAAGACGATAGTGTACGGTCGGTACTGAAACAGCTCATCAGAACACCGCTTTTTGCTAAAACCGACGAAATAGATTTAGTCAAAGATAGCTTTATTATTAAAATGGATGCTTTTCCGAAAGAAGGGGTACTAGCAAAAGCATTGGTGTATTTCACCGTTTCCAAGCTCAACATCATTTATGAAAACCTCCCTAAACAAGCTGTAAACGATGAATGTGTAGAACTGCGCCACTTTACCATCATCGACGAAGCCCACTACATGCTTGATTTTGACAATCGCCCCTTGCGTGAACTCATCGCGGTGGGTCGCAACAAAGGGTTAAGCATTATTTTGGCTACGCAAAACATGGAAAGCTTCAAAAGCGAGCATTTTGATTTTTTGGCCAATGCTCAATACCCGCTCATTATGAAGCAACAATCCATCAATGATAAAGTCATTAAGGATATTTTTGGGGTAACAGGCAGCGAATTTAACAAAGTAAAGGAAGCGATTTCGCAGCTGCAAAAAGGGGAGCTCATCATGCGAAACACTACCGCTACTTTGCTTGGCATGGGTGATAAATTCAAGAAAATGAAAGTCCGAATGCTAATTTGA
- a CDS encoding FAD-binding protein, whose product MNKRTFLKTSSVLLTGTMLNHLISCKKAEARTNWAGNLTYSTDNLHTPKTVAELQEAIKSCKKVRALGTKHCFNKIADSSENQISTAEFNKIISLDKEKNTVTVEAGIKYGELCKYLDDNGYALPNLASLPHISVAGACATSTHGSGIKNGSLATAVSAMEMVNGNGEVVNLSREKDGDEFLTAVVGLGAIGIVTKMTLDLQPTFKMKQVVYQNLPMAELEKNFEAIMSGGYSVSLFTDWTKKNVSEVWIKNKAEDMKDMAPTYFGATLATQNLHPIEALDPINCTDQMGVEGPWYERMPHFKMGFTPSSGKELQSEYFVAFEHAYEGFMAIEKLNEKVAPHLMITEVRAIAADDLFMSPFYKKTCVAFHFTWKQEIPEVMQLLPLIEEALAPFNPRPHWGKLFTLKPSVLQARIEKLPEFKALMAKHDPDGKFRNEFIEMNLFGEA is encoded by the coding sequence ATGAACAAACGTACTTTCCTAAAAACCTCCTCCGTGCTACTTACTGGGACCATGTTGAATCACTTAATTTCGTGTAAAAAAGCCGAAGCCCGTACCAATTGGGCGGGTAACCTGACTTACAGCACCGACAATTTGCACACGCCAAAAACGGTGGCTGAACTGCAAGAAGCCATCAAAAGCTGTAAAAAAGTAAGGGCTTTAGGTACCAAACACTGTTTTAATAAAATTGCGGACAGTTCTGAAAATCAAATTTCCACGGCAGAATTCAACAAAATTATTTCGTTGGACAAAGAGAAGAACACCGTGACGGTGGAGGCGGGTATCAAGTACGGAGAATTGTGTAAATACCTAGATGATAATGGATACGCCTTGCCCAATCTGGCATCGCTTCCGCATATTTCGGTGGCGGGGGCGTGTGCTACGTCTACGCATGGTTCGGGAATCAAAAACGGTAGTTTAGCTACGGCGGTTTCGGCCATGGAAATGGTCAATGGCAATGGTGAAGTGGTGAATTTGTCCCGCGAAAAAGACGGCGATGAATTTTTGACCGCAGTGGTTGGCTTGGGCGCGATTGGCATCGTGACCAAAATGACGCTTGACCTACAACCGACCTTCAAAATGAAGCAGGTTGTTTACCAAAACTTACCGATGGCGGAGTTGGAGAAAAACTTTGAAGCGATTATGTCGGGTGGGTACAGTGTGAGTTTGTTTACAGATTGGACCAAAAAGAATGTCAGCGAAGTGTGGATAAAAAACAAAGCCGAAGACATGAAAGACATGGCTCCCACGTATTTCGGCGCAACATTGGCCACCCAAAACCTACACCCCATTGAAGCCCTAGACCCCATCAATTGCACCGACCAAATGGGCGTAGAAGGCCCGTGGTACGAGCGGATGCCCCACTTTAAAATGGGCTTTACCCCCAGCAGCGGGAAAGAATTGCAGTCGGAGTATTTTGTGGCTTTTGAGCACGCCTACGAAGGCTTTATGGCCATTGAAAAACTCAACGAAAAAGTCGCACCTCATCTGATGATTACGGAAGTACGGGCCATTGCCGCTGATGATTTATTTATGAGTCCGTTTTATAAAAAGACTTGCGTAGCGTTTCACTTTACATGGAAACAGGAGATTCCAGAGGTGATGCAGCTGCTGCCGCTCATCGAAGAAGCGCTTGCGCCGTTCAATCCACGGCCGCATTGGGGAAAACTATTTACGTTGAAGCCATCGGTATTGCAAGCAAGAATCGAAAAATTACCTGAATTCAAAGCCCTGATGGCCAAGCATGACCCCGATGGAAAGTTCAGGAATGAGTTTATTGAAATGAACCTTTTTGGCGAAGCTTAG
- a CDS encoding HesB/IscA family protein yields the protein MVTVTDKAKDKIFELRKEEGRPDDSHIRVGVQGGGCSGLMYNLEFDSQKQPTDMEFVDKGIKIVVDKKSILYLAGTVLDFSDGLNGKGFQFVNPNASRTCGCGESFAV from the coding sequence ATGGTCACGGTAACGGATAAAGCAAAAGATAAAATCTTTGAATTGCGCAAAGAAGAAGGGCGTCCCGACGATAGCCACATCCGGGTAGGTGTGCAGGGGGGCGGTTGCTCAGGCTTGATGTACAACCTCGAATTCGATTCTCAGAAACAACCCACCGATATGGAGTTTGTCGACAAGGGCATCAAAATTGTGGTCGATAAAAAAAGCATTTTGTATTTGGCAGGCACCGTTTTGGACTTCTCTGACGGGCTAAATGGCAAAGGTTTTCAGTTTGTCAATCCCAACGCCAGCCGTACTTGTGGCTGTGGCGAAAGTTTTGCCGTATAG